A window of the Lagenorhynchus albirostris chromosome 1, mLagAlb1.1, whole genome shotgun sequence genome harbors these coding sequences:
- the JKAMP gene encoding JNK1/MAPK8-associated membrane protein isoform X1, with protein sequence MAVDIQPACLGLYCGKTLLFKNGSTEIYGECGVCPRGQRTNAQKYCQPCTESPELYDWLYLGFMAMLPLVLHWFFIEWYSGKKSSSALFQHITALFECTMAAIITLLVSDPVGVLYIHSCRVLMLSDWYTMLYNPSPDYVTTVHCTHEAVYPLYTIVFIYYAFCLVLMMLLRPLLVKKIACGLGKSDRFKSIYAALYFFPILTVLQAVGGGLLYYAFPYIILVLSLVTLAVYMSASEIENCYDLLVRKKRLIVLFSHWLLHAYGIISISRVDKLEQDLPLLALVPTPALFYLFTAKFTEPSRILSEGANGH encoded by the exons ATGG ctgtcgATATTCAACCAGCATGCCTTGGACTGTATTGTGGGAAGACCCTGTTATTTAAAAATGGCTCAACTGAAATATATGGAGAATGTGGG GTGTGTCCAAGAGGACAGAGAACAAATGCACAGAAGTATTGTCAGCCTTGCACAGAGTCTCCAGAACTTTATGATTGGCTCTATCTTGGATTTATGGCTATGCTTCCTCTTGTTTTACATTGGTTCTTCATTGAATGGTACTCAGGGAAAAAGAG TTCCAGTGCCCTTTTCCAACACATCACTGCATTATTTGAATGCACTATGGCAGCTATCATCACCTTACTTGTGAGCGATCCAGTCGGTGTGCTTTATATCCATTCATGTCGAGTATTGATGCTTTCTGATTGGTACACCATGCTTTACAATCCAAGTCCAGATTATGTTACCACAGTGCACTGTACTCATGAAGCTGTCTACCCACT atacACCATTGTATTTATCTATTATGCATTCTGCTTGGTATTAATGATGCTGCTCCGACCTCTTCTGGTAAAGAAGATTGCCTGTGGGTTAGGGAAATCTGATCgatttaaaagtatttatgcTGCACTTTACTTCTTCCCAATTTTAACCGTGCTTCAGGCAGTTGGTGGAGGCCTTTTAT ACTATGCCTTCCCATACATTATATTAGTATTATCTTTGGTTACTCTGGCTGTGTACATGTCGGCTTCCGAAATAGAG AACTGCTATGATCTTCTGGTCAGAAAGAAAAGACTCATTGTTCTCTTCAGCCACTGGTTACTTCATGCCTATGGAATAATCTCCATTTCCAGAGTGGATAAACTCGAGCAAGATTTACCCCTTTTGGCACTGGTACCCACACCAGCCCTTTTTTACTTGTTCACCGCAAAATTTACCGAACCTTCACGGATACTCTCAGAAGGAGCCAATGGACACTGA
- the JKAMP gene encoding JNK1/MAPK8-associated membrane protein isoform X2: MACLGLYCGKTLLFKNGSTEIYGECGVCPRGQRTNAQKYCQPCTESPELYDWLYLGFMAMLPLVLHWFFIEWYSGKKSSSALFQHITALFECTMAAIITLLVSDPVGVLYIHSCRVLMLSDWYTMLYNPSPDYVTTVHCTHEAVYPLYTIVFIYYAFCLVLMMLLRPLLVKKIACGLGKSDRFKSIYAALYFFPILTVLQAVGGGLLYYAFPYIILVLSLVTLAVYMSASEIENCYDLLVRKKRLIVLFSHWLLHAYGIISISRVDKLEQDLPLLALVPTPALFYLFTAKFTEPSRILSEGANGH, translated from the exons ATGG CATGCCTTGGACTGTATTGTGGGAAGACCCTGTTATTTAAAAATGGCTCAACTGAAATATATGGAGAATGTGGG GTGTGTCCAAGAGGACAGAGAACAAATGCACAGAAGTATTGTCAGCCTTGCACAGAGTCTCCAGAACTTTATGATTGGCTCTATCTTGGATTTATGGCTATGCTTCCTCTTGTTTTACATTGGTTCTTCATTGAATGGTACTCAGGGAAAAAGAG TTCCAGTGCCCTTTTCCAACACATCACTGCATTATTTGAATGCACTATGGCAGCTATCATCACCTTACTTGTGAGCGATCCAGTCGGTGTGCTTTATATCCATTCATGTCGAGTATTGATGCTTTCTGATTGGTACACCATGCTTTACAATCCAAGTCCAGATTATGTTACCACAGTGCACTGTACTCATGAAGCTGTCTACCCACT atacACCATTGTATTTATCTATTATGCATTCTGCTTGGTATTAATGATGCTGCTCCGACCTCTTCTGGTAAAGAAGATTGCCTGTGGGTTAGGGAAATCTGATCgatttaaaagtatttatgcTGCACTTTACTTCTTCCCAATTTTAACCGTGCTTCAGGCAGTTGGTGGAGGCCTTTTAT ACTATGCCTTCCCATACATTATATTAGTATTATCTTTGGTTACTCTGGCTGTGTACATGTCGGCTTCCGAAATAGAG AACTGCTATGATCTTCTGGTCAGAAAGAAAAGACTCATTGTTCTCTTCAGCCACTGGTTACTTCATGCCTATGGAATAATCTCCATTTCCAGAGTGGATAAACTCGAGCAAGATTTACCCCTTTTGGCACTGGTACCCACACCAGCCCTTTTTTACTTGTTCACCGCAAAATTTACCGAACCTTCACGGATACTCTCAGAAGGAGCCAATGGACACTGA
- the JKAMP gene encoding JNK1/MAPK8-associated membrane protein isoform X3, translating to MAMLPLVLHWFFIEWYSGKKSSSALFQHITALFECTMAAIITLLVSDPVGVLYIHSCRVLMLSDWYTMLYNPSPDYVTTVHCTHEAVYPLYTIVFIYYAFCLVLMMLLRPLLVKKIACGLGKSDRFKSIYAALYFFPILTVLQAVGGGLLYYAFPYIILVLSLVTLAVYMSASEIENCYDLLVRKKRLIVLFSHWLLHAYGIISISRVDKLEQDLPLLALVPTPALFYLFTAKFTEPSRILSEGANGH from the exons ATGGCTATGCTTCCTCTTGTTTTACATTGGTTCTTCATTGAATGGTACTCAGGGAAAAAGAG TTCCAGTGCCCTTTTCCAACACATCACTGCATTATTTGAATGCACTATGGCAGCTATCATCACCTTACTTGTGAGCGATCCAGTCGGTGTGCTTTATATCCATTCATGTCGAGTATTGATGCTTTCTGATTGGTACACCATGCTTTACAATCCAAGTCCAGATTATGTTACCACAGTGCACTGTACTCATGAAGCTGTCTACCCACT atacACCATTGTATTTATCTATTATGCATTCTGCTTGGTATTAATGATGCTGCTCCGACCTCTTCTGGTAAAGAAGATTGCCTGTGGGTTAGGGAAATCTGATCgatttaaaagtatttatgcTGCACTTTACTTCTTCCCAATTTTAACCGTGCTTCAGGCAGTTGGTGGAGGCCTTTTAT ACTATGCCTTCCCATACATTATATTAGTATTATCTTTGGTTACTCTGGCTGTGTACATGTCGGCTTCCGAAATAGAG AACTGCTATGATCTTCTGGTCAGAAAGAAAAGACTCATTGTTCTCTTCAGCCACTGGTTACTTCATGCCTATGGAATAATCTCCATTTCCAGAGTGGATAAACTCGAGCAAGATTTACCCCTTTTGGCACTGGTACCCACACCAGCCCTTTTTTACTTGTTCACCGCAAAATTTACCGAACCTTCACGGATACTCTCAGAAGGAGCCAATGGACACTGA
- the JKAMP gene encoding JNK1/MAPK8-associated membrane protein isoform X4 gives MAVDIQPACLGLYCGKTLLFKNGSTEIYGECGVCPRGQRTNAQKYCQPCTESPELYDWLYLGFMAMLPLVLHWFFIEWYSGKKSSSALFQHITALFECTMAAIITLLVSDPVGVLYIHSCRVLMLSDWYTMLYNPSPDYVTTVHCTHEAVYPLYTIVFIYYAFCLVLMMLLRPLLVKKIACGLGKSDRFKSIYAALYFFPILTVLQAVGGGLL, from the exons ATGG ctgtcgATATTCAACCAGCATGCCTTGGACTGTATTGTGGGAAGACCCTGTTATTTAAAAATGGCTCAACTGAAATATATGGAGAATGTGGG GTGTGTCCAAGAGGACAGAGAACAAATGCACAGAAGTATTGTCAGCCTTGCACAGAGTCTCCAGAACTTTATGATTGGCTCTATCTTGGATTTATGGCTATGCTTCCTCTTGTTTTACATTGGTTCTTCATTGAATGGTACTCAGGGAAAAAGAG TTCCAGTGCCCTTTTCCAACACATCACTGCATTATTTGAATGCACTATGGCAGCTATCATCACCTTACTTGTGAGCGATCCAGTCGGTGTGCTTTATATCCATTCATGTCGAGTATTGATGCTTTCTGATTGGTACACCATGCTTTACAATCCAAGTCCAGATTATGTTACCACAGTGCACTGTACTCATGAAGCTGTCTACCCACT atacACCATTGTATTTATCTATTATGCATTCTGCTTGGTATTAATGATGCTGCTCCGACCTCTTCTGGTAAAGAAGATTGCCTGTGGGTTAGGGAAATCTGATCgatttaaaagtatttatgcTGCACTTTACTTCTTCCCAATTTTAACCGTGCTTCAGGCAGTTGGTGGAGGCCTTTTAT AA